A section of the Stenotrophomonas sp. 364 genome encodes:
- the recB gene encoding exodeoxyribonuclease V subunit beta: MTAPDLLDDPYLALPLDGVRLIEASAGTGKTFTLATLFTRLVVEKGWRIGQILAVTFTDAATQELRKRIRERLALAAQLVERAPSDEDSPEVVLTRWILQRQLALGEETPATLARRLQTAADEIDLASIFTIHGFCTRVLREHALESGHTFDPPTLLPSERALHDELAADLWRVHANDAATVDALTRLWSSPEALAGDLATLIKPLPLLPPVPAGLHDDPRPAHALAARQFADAYRQHGDAFMGEVCAAVEAKVLNGNSYKLAWLEPLSVQLHRWAGADAPDAPLDADPERLRRLTPEELSARTNKAHAGRTPHSPLQHALALYLAATDALAQWQRGQAIAFLHALRDQARARLAELKRIGRVQTYDDLIDGVADALEGPHRAVLVQQLRAQYAIALVDEFQDTDDRQWSIFQRVFGDSEETRAAGLTPALFLIGDPKQAIYGFRGGDIHTYLNAKHQADPAPPLDRNFRSRPAVLHAIQALYANAGDTAFLETDIRFEPVHPGSTRLDTDFLRDGVPAPGLTLRLLDNPEGGALKADASRQQASDACVAAIHQLLSEARQGRALLRGQPLQPGDIAVLVRSHKEATRIQQALSAVGIPAVAAGKQSLYATPEAQDLRVLLLALLQPADEGRLRAALSTVLLGEDAAAIDALEREGDAQRSFQVRLLLWRERWQRGGPFAVIADLCAEHAERLLGLIDGERRLTNYLQLGELLQHAAAQTLGMHGLLDWLQVQMAHADQNDEAQLLRLESDARRVQIITLHKSKGLEYPLVFLPFVGIGGSAPNTDTQCTVHANGRRELHWKLDKDEAWSAASARSAQEQEAEDARLLYVGLTRAEHALWIAAGDLAGTAKTRLAPMLSDLDALRAHPDIAVIQAPLEPRPAQLATERDGDLPPVRALTRRIPHDWWVYSFTQLAHADAGHDTDAAATEVPAPAADEPSGEDLTLDTAQAVPLRDDEVDPRFMGSRFGNVLHDALENTDFARWAHWQAGQPAPDDEADVLRTSLGEEGYADEDLDDGVAVLTALVGQTLTVALPEGGALHDLPATDRRAEIEFHFAMQPTAVPLLLDLLHAHGLVRERRGFGTRRKLEGLMTGKIDLTYVRGDRWYVLDYKSNRLPGYDPVRLQSAMQHSEYDLQALIYTVALHRWLRFRLGARYEYARDMGGIRYLFCRGLDAARTDSPGVYAHRFDPVLVDALDALFAGGEHAQARMAARARGEA, translated from the coding sequence CCGCGCAGCTGGTGGAACGCGCGCCCAGCGACGAGGACAGCCCCGAGGTGGTGCTGACCCGGTGGATCCTGCAGCGCCAGCTGGCGCTGGGCGAGGAAACCCCGGCCACGCTGGCACGCCGGCTGCAGACCGCCGCCGATGAAATCGACCTGGCCTCCATCTTCACCATCCATGGCTTCTGCACGCGGGTGCTGCGCGAGCACGCGCTGGAAAGCGGCCATACCTTCGACCCGCCGACGCTGTTGCCCAGCGAACGCGCCCTGCACGACGAACTGGCCGCCGACCTGTGGCGGGTCCACGCCAACGATGCGGCCACTGTCGACGCACTGACCCGGTTGTGGTCCAGCCCGGAGGCGCTGGCTGGCGACCTGGCAACGCTGATCAAGCCGTTGCCGTTGCTGCCGCCGGTGCCCGCCGGGTTGCATGACGATCCGCGCCCGGCGCATGCACTGGCCGCACGCCAGTTCGCCGACGCCTATCGCCAGCACGGCGATGCCTTCATGGGTGAGGTCTGTGCCGCGGTCGAGGCCAAGGTGCTCAATGGCAACAGCTACAAGCTGGCCTGGCTGGAGCCGCTGAGCGTGCAGCTGCACCGCTGGGCCGGGGCGGACGCTCCGGACGCGCCGCTGGACGCCGATCCGGAGCGGCTGCGCAGGCTGACCCCCGAAGAGCTCAGCGCGCGCACCAACAAGGCGCACGCCGGCAGGACGCCGCATTCACCGCTGCAGCACGCACTGGCGCTGTACCTGGCCGCCACCGATGCGTTGGCGCAGTGGCAGCGTGGCCAGGCCATCGCGTTCCTGCATGCGCTGCGCGACCAGGCCCGCGCACGCCTGGCCGAGCTCAAGCGGATCGGCCGCGTGCAGACCTATGACGACCTGATCGACGGCGTCGCCGACGCGCTGGAGGGGCCGCATCGCGCCGTGCTGGTGCAACAGCTGCGCGCGCAGTACGCGATCGCGCTGGTGGACGAGTTCCAGGACACCGATGACCGCCAATGGAGCATCTTCCAGCGCGTGTTCGGCGATTCGGAGGAAACCCGCGCGGCGGGCCTGACCCCGGCGCTGTTCCTGATCGGCGACCCCAAGCAGGCGATCTACGGTTTCCGCGGCGGCGACATCCACACCTACCTCAATGCCAAGCACCAGGCCGATCCCGCGCCGCCGCTGGACCGCAACTTCCGCTCGCGGCCGGCCGTGCTGCACGCCATCCAGGCGTTGTATGCCAACGCCGGCGACACGGCTTTCCTGGAGACGGATATCCGCTTCGAGCCGGTGCACCCGGGCAGCACCCGCCTGGACACCGATTTCCTGCGCGATGGCGTACCCGCGCCCGGCCTGACCCTGCGCCTGCTGGACAATCCCGAGGGCGGCGCGCTCAAGGCCGATGCTTCGCGGCAACAGGCCAGCGATGCCTGCGTGGCGGCCATCCACCAGTTGCTCAGCGAGGCCCGCCAAGGCCGCGCGCTGCTGCGCGGGCAACCGCTGCAGCCCGGTGACATCGCCGTGCTGGTGCGCTCGCACAAGGAAGCCACGCGCATCCAACAGGCGTTGAGCGCGGTAGGCATTCCGGCCGTCGCCGCCGGCAAGCAGAGCCTGTATGCCACGCCCGAGGCGCAGGACCTGCGCGTGCTGTTGCTGGCCCTGCTGCAACCGGCCGACGAAGGCCGCCTGCGCGCCGCGTTGTCCACCGTGCTGCTGGGCGAAGATGCTGCTGCCATCGACGCGCTGGAGCGCGAGGGCGACGCACAGCGCAGTTTCCAGGTCCGCCTGCTGCTGTGGCGCGAACGCTGGCAGCGCGGTGGTCCGTTCGCGGTGATCGCCGACCTGTGCGCCGAGCACGCCGAGCGCCTGCTGGGTCTGATCGACGGCGAACGCCGCCTCACCAACTACCTGCAGCTGGGGGAACTGCTGCAGCACGCCGCGGCGCAGACGCTGGGCATGCATGGCCTGCTGGACTGGCTGCAGGTGCAGATGGCCCACGCCGACCAGAACGACGAGGCGCAGCTGCTGCGGCTGGAGTCGGACGCCCGCCGCGTGCAGATCATCACCCTGCACAAGAGCAAGGGCCTGGAGTATCCGCTGGTGTTCCTGCCGTTCGTGGGCATCGGCGGCAGTGCACCCAACACCGACACCCAGTGCACCGTGCATGCCAACGGCCGTCGCGAGCTGCACTGGAAACTGGACAAGGACGAGGCCTGGAGCGCGGCCAGCGCGCGCAGCGCGCAGGAGCAGGAAGCCGAAGACGCGCGCCTGTTGTACGTGGGCCTGACCCGCGCCGAGCACGCGCTGTGGATCGCCGCGGGCGACCTGGCCGGCACCGCGAAAACCCGGCTGGCGCCGATGCTGTCCGACCTGGATGCGCTGCGCGCGCATCCGGACATCGCCGTGATCCAGGCCCCGTTGGAACCACGTCCGGCGCAGCTGGCCACCGAGCGCGACGGCGACCTGCCGCCGGTGCGCGCGCTGACCCGGCGCATCCCGCACGACTGGTGGGTGTACAGCTTCACCCAGCTGGCGCATGCCGACGCCGGCCACGACACCGATGCCGCCGCCACCGAGGTTCCGGCGCCCGCCGCCGACGAACCCAGCGGCGAGGATCTCACCCTGGACACCGCGCAGGCCGTGCCGCTTCGCGACGACGAGGTCGACCCCCGCTTCATGGGCAGCCGCTTTGGCAACGTGCTGCACGACGCGCTGGAGAACACTGACTTCGCGCGCTGGGCGCACTGGCAGGCCGGGCAACCGGCACCGGATGACGAGGCGGACGTGCTGCGCACCTCGCTGGGCGAGGAAGGCTATGCCGACGAAGACCTCGATGATGGCGTAGCGGTGCTGACCGCCCTGGTCGGCCAGACCCTGACCGTGGCGCTGCCCGAAGGGGGCGCGCTGCACGACCTGCCGGCCACCGACCGGCGGGCGGAAATCGAGTTCCACTTCGCCATGCAACCCACCGCCGTGCCGCTGCTGCTCGACCTGCTGCACGCGCATGGGCTGGTCCGCGAACGGCGCGGCTTCGGCACGCGGCGCAAGCTGGAGGGCCTGATGACCGGCAAGATCGATCTCACCTACGTGCGCGGCGATCGCTGGTACGTGCTCGACTACAAATCCAACCGGCTGCCCGGCTACGACCCGGTGCGGCTGCAGAGCGCCATGCAGCACAGCGAATACGACCTGCAGGCGTTGATCTACACGGTGGCACTGCACCGCTGGCTGCGCTTCCGCCTCGGCGCACGATACGAGTACGCACGCGACATGGGTGGCATCCGCTACCTGTTCTGCCGTGGCCTGGATGCCGCCCGCACCGACAGCCCCGGCGTGTATGCGCACCGCTTCGACCCGGTCCTGGTGGATGCACTGGACGCCCTGTTCGCCGGCGGCGAGCACGCCCAGGCGCGCATGGCGGCCCGCGCGCGGGGTGAAGCATGA